In the genome of Oncorhynchus mykiss isolate Arlee chromosome 18, USDA_OmykA_1.1, whole genome shotgun sequence, one region contains:
- the LOC110496335 gene encoding mucin-5AC — protein sequence MPPTIATSTVASPTTTTADASTTTGAAPTTSITTGGPTNILPTTTSTTEAPSDVTTVAPLNPTIAASSSTTVAPTITTTAEAPTTTTVAASTFTISSPTTTTTEAPSTTTVAPMTLGTTVPTTTAANSSTVAPSMPIPTAAPTTTTLAHSTSTTSAPTTLFTTAGPTTILPPSTTTTTSTTTTVAPSMSISTAGPTTNLTPTTTTTEALTDITTVAPMPPTIATSTAASPTTTTADASTTTGAALTTSISTAGPTTILTPETITTEAPTEITTVALILPTIATSTTTVASPTTTTADASTTTSAAPTTSIPTAGTTTILTTKTITTESPTEITTVALMTPTIAASTSTTVAPTTTTAAAPITTTVAASINATAAPTTSITTAGPTNILTPTTSTTEAPIDITTVAPMPPTIATSTTTVASPTTTTADASTTTSAAPTTSIPTAGPTTILTTKAITTESPIDITTVAPLNPTIAASTSTTVAPTTTTAAAPITTTVAASINATAASTTSITTAGPTNILTPTTSTTEAPIDITTVAPLNPTIATSSSTTVAPTITTTAEAPTTTTVAASTFTTASPTATTTEAPSTTTVAPMTLGTTVPTTTAANSSTVAPSMPIPTAAPTTTTLAHSTSTTSAPTTLFTTAGPTTILPPSTTTTTSTTTTVAHSMPIPTAAPTTTTLAPTTSTTSAPTTSFTTAGPTTILPPSTTTTVSPTTTTTTSTTTTVAPTMSISTAGPTINLTPTTTTTEAPTDITTVAPMPPTIATSTTTVASPTTTTADASTTIGAAPTTSITTAGPTNILTPTTSTTGAPIDITTVAPLNPTIATSSSTTVAPTTTTAAAPITTTVAASINATAASTTSITTAGPTNILTPTTSTTGAPIDITTVAPLNPTIATSSSTTVAPTITTTAEAPTTTTVAASTFTTASPTATTTEAPSTTTVAPMTLGTTVPTTTAANSSTVAPSMPIPTAAPTTTTLAHSTSTTSAPTTLFTTAGPTTILPPSTTTTTSTTTTVAPSMPIPTAAPTTTTLAPTTSTTSAPTTSFTTAGPTTILPPSTTTTVSPTTTTTTSTTTTVAPTMSISTAGPTINLTPTTTTTEAPTDITSVAPMPPTIATKTTTVASPTTTTADASTTIGAAPTTSITTAGPTTILTTKTITTEAPTEITTGALMTPTMTPTIAASTSTTVAPTTTTAAAPITTIVAASTNKTAAPTTSITTAGPTNILPPSTTTTVSPTTTTTTSTSTTVAPTMSISTAGPTTILPPTTTTTEANTEITTVAPTTPITTAGPKTILMTTATATSITTTNAGPSTSTTAAPITTRTAAPTSATTIALPTSTTTTATFTSTSTASVASTRFGTVVVFVRLEFQLNTAVPSKDVVLGAVDKKLSTQFRTFKIQRNTKATLQNATYIKLSGTSFAVDLGFKITNVSMEERLLQSARVTFTDDTYSQIQDSINSLLHDILSEPNGKQFDFPKAKFSVVGNQIRANVTYVYKEKDVNLPSAFLGDVLKVSGPTTTVAPTTTTSPPTTLLLTTPFSTSDRGFPGWALAIIIPCGIAIILVPLWILLCCMLCGGCAALRRRWQQHRAYNVQYTTRNGIF from the exons atgccccccacaattgcaacttcaactgtagcatcacctacaacaacaactgcagatGCTTCCACAACCACAGGTGCAGCACCTACTACGTCAATCACAACTGGAGGTCCTACTAACATTTTACCTACAACGACAAGCACAACTGAGGCTCCTTCAGACgtcactactgtagctcctttgaACCCCACAATTGCAGCTTCTTcttcaacaactgtagctcccacgatcaCTACAACTGCAGaagctcctacaacaacaactgtagctgcttcTACATTTACTATTTCATCCCCTACTACAACCACAACAGAAGCTCcttctacaacaactgtagcaccAATGACTTTAGGAACAACAGtcccaacaacaactgcagctAATTCCTCAACTGTAGCTCCTTCAATGCCAATaccaactgcagctcctacaacaacaactCTTGCTCATTCGACCTCTACAACTTCAGCACCCACTACTTTATTcacaactgcaggtcctactaccaTTTTACCTCcttcgacaaccacaacaacatccaCTACAACAACTGTTGCTCCTTCAATGTCAATctcaactgcaggtcctactaccaATTTAACTccaacgacaaccacaactgaagctctTACAGACatcacaactgtagctcctatgcCCCCCACAATTGCAACTTCAACTGCAGCATcacctacaacaacaactgcagatGCTTCCACAACCACAGGTGCAGCACTTACTACATCAATctcaactgcaggtcctactaccaTTTTGACTCCTGAGACAATCACAACTGAAGCTCCTACAGAAATCACAACTGTAGCTCTTATACTCCCCACAATTGCAACTTCAACTACAACTGTAGCATcacctacaacaacaactgcagatgcttccaccaccacaaGTGCAGCACCTACTACATCAATCCCAACTGCAGGTACTACTACCATTTTGACTACTAAGACAATCACAACTGAATCTCCTACAGAAATCACAACTGTAGCTCTTATGACCCCCACAATTGCAGCTTCTACTTCAACAACTGTTGCTCCCACGACAACAACTGCAGCAGCTCCTataacaacaactgtagctgcttccATAAACGCAACAGCAGCACCTACTACGTCAATcacaactgcaggtcctactaaCATTTTAACTCCAACGACAAGCACAACTGAGGCTCCTATAGACATCACTACTGTAGCTCCTATGCCCCCCACAATTGCAACTTCAACTACAACTGTAGCATcacctacaacaacaactgcagatgcttccaccaccacaaGTGCAGCACCTACTACATCAATCccaactgcaggtcctactaccaTTTTGACTACTAAGGCAATCACAACTGAATCTCCTATAGACatcactactgtagctcctttgaACCCCACAATTGCAGCTTCTACTTCAACAACTGTTGCTCCCACGACCACAACTGCAGCAGCTCCTataacaacaactgtagctgcttccATAAACGCAACAGCAGCATCTACTACGTCAATcacaactgcaggtcctactaaCATTTTAACTCCAACGACAAGCACAACTGAGGCTCCTATAGACatcactactgtagctcctttgaaccccacaattgcaacttcttcttcaacaactgtagctccaacgATCACTACAACTGCAGaagctcctacaacaacaactgtagctgcttcTACATTTACTACTGCATcccctactgcaaccacaacagaagctccttctacaacaactgtagcaccAATGACTTTAGGAACAACAGTCCCAACGACAACTGCAGCTAATTCCTCAACTGTAGCTCCTTCAATGCCAAtcccaactgcagctcctacaacaacaactCTTGCTCATTCGACCTCTACAACTTCAGCACCCACTACTTTATTcacaactgcaggtcctactaccaTTTTACCTCcttcgacaaccacaacaacatccactacaacaactgtagctcatTCAATGCCAAtcccaactgcagctcctacaacaacaactCTTGCTCCTACAACATCTACAACTTCAGCACCCACTACGTCATTCACAACAGCAGGTCCTACTACCATTTTGCCTCcttcgacaaccacaactgtatcacctacgacaaccacaacaacatccactacaacaactgtagctcctacaatGTCAATCTCAACTGCAGGTCCTACCATCAATCTAACTccaacgacaaccacaactgaagctcCTACAGACatcacaactgtagctcctatgcCCCCCACAATTGCAACTTCAACTACAACTGTAGCATcacctacaacaacaactgcagacGCTTCCACAACCATAGGTGCAGCACCTACTACATCAATcacaactgcaggtcctactaaCATTTTAACTCCAACGACAAGCACAACTGGGGCTCCTATAGACatcactactgtagctcctttgaACCCCACAATTGCAACTTCTTCTTCAACAACTGTTGCTCCCACGACAACAACTGCAGCAGCTCCTataacaacaactgtagctgcttccATAAACGCAACAGCAGCATCTACTACGTCAATcacaactgcaggtcctactaaCATTTTAACTCCAACGACAAGCACAACTGGGGCTCCTATAGACatcactactgtagctcctttgaaccccacaattgcaacttcttcttcaacaactgtagctccaacgATCACTACAACTGCAGaagctcctacaacaacaactgtagctgcttcTACATTTACTACTGCATcccctactgcaaccacaacagaagctccttctacaacaactgtagcaccAATGACTTTAGGAACAACAGTCCCAACGACAACTGCAGCTAATTCCTCAACTGTAGCTCCTTCAATGCCAAtcccaactgcagctcctacaacaacaactCTTGCTCATTCGACCTCTACAACTTCAGCACCCACTACTTTATTcacaactgcaggtcctactaccaTTTTACCTCcttcgacaaccacaacaacatccactacaacaactgtagctccttcaATGCCAAtcccaactgcagctcctacaacaacaactCTTGCTCCTACAACATCTACAACTTCAGCACCCACTACGTCATTCACAACAGCAGGTCCTACTACCATTTTGCCTCcttcgacaaccacaactgtatcacctacgacaaccacaacaacatccactacaacaactgtagctcctacaatGTCAATCTCAACTGCAGGTCCTACCATCAATCTAACTccaacgacaaccacaactgaagctcCTACAGACATCACAAGTGTAGCTCCTATGCCCCCCACAATTGCAACTAAAACTACAACTGTAGCATcacctacaacaacaactgcagacGCTTCCACAACCATAGGTGCAGCACCTACTACATCAATcacaactgcaggtcctactaccaTTTTGACTACTAAGACAATCACAACTGAAGCTCCTACAGAAATCACAACTGGAGCTCTTATGACCCCCACAATGACCCCCACAATTGCAGCTTCTACTTCAACAACTGTTGCTCCCACGACCACAACTGCAGCAGCTCCTATAACAACAATTGTAGCTGCTTCCACAAACAAAACAGCAGCACCTACTACGTCAATcacaactgcaggtcctactaaCATTTTACCTCcttcgacaaccacaactgtatcgcctacgacaaccacaacaacatccacttcaacaactgtagctccaacaATGTCAATTtcaactgcaggtcctactaccattttacctcctacgacaaccacaaccgaAGCTAATACAGAAatcacaactgtagctcctacaacACCAATCACAACTGCAGGTCCTAAAACCATATTAATGACAACCGCCACTGCAACTTCTATTACAACTACAAATGCAGGTCCTTCAACCTCCACAACTGCAGCGCCTATTACAACTAGAACAGCAGCTCCTACAAGTGCAACCACAATTGCACTTCCTACctcgacaaccacaactgcaacATTTACTTCAACTTCTACGGCTTCAGTGGCATCAACTAG atTTGGCACAGTGGTGGTTTTTGTAAGACTAGAGTTCCAGCTCAACACAGCAGTCCCCAGTAAGGATGTCGTCCTTGGTGCCGTCGACAAGAAACTGTCTACACAATTCAGGACCTTCAAAATTCAAAGAAACACTAAAGCCACCCTCCAGAATGCAACTTATATCA AACTTTCAGGTACTTCATTTGCTGTTGATCTTGGTTTCAAAATAACCAATGTATCCATGGAGGAGAGACTGCTTCAAAGTGCTAGAGTCACTTTCACCGATGATACCTACAGCCAGATACAGGATTCAATTAACAGCCTA CTGCATGATATTCTCAGTGAACCAAACGGCAAACAATTTGACTTTCCCAAAGCCAAATTTAG TGTTGTTGGCAATCAAATCAGGGCAAACGTGACGTATGTATACAAAGAGAAAGACGTCAACCTCCCTAGTGCCTTTCTAGGGGATGTTTTAAAAGTCTCAG GACCAACAACCACTGTTGCACCAACAACAACTACCTCACCACCTACTACCCTTTTGCTGACCACTCCTTTCAGTACAAGTGACAGAGGTTTTCCTGGCTGGGCTCTGGCTATTATCATCCCCTGTGGCATCGCTATCATTCTGGTACCCCTGTGGATCCTGCTATGT TGCATGCTATGTGGCGGCTGTGCAGCTTTAAGGAGACGCTGGCAACAACACAGAGCTTACAACGTACAGTACACCACAAGAAACGGCATCTTCTGA
- the LOC118940978 gene encoding mucin-5AC-like: MTPTIAASTSTTVAPTTTTAAAPITTTVAASINATAASTTSITTAGPTNILTPTTSTTEAPIDITTVAPLNPTIATSSSTTVAPTITTTAEAPTFTTASPNATTTEAPSTTTVAPMTLGTTVPTAANSSTVAPSIPIPTAAPTTTTLAPTNSTTSAHTTLFTTAGPTTILPPSTTTTTSTTTTVAPSMSISTAGPTTNLTPTTTTTEALTDITTVAPMPPTIATSTAASPTTTTADASTTTGAALTTSISTAGPTTIVTPKTITTEVPTEITTVALIPPTIATSTTTVASPTTTTADASTTTSAAPTTSIPTAGPTTILTTKTITTEYPTEITTEALMTPTIAASTSTTVAPTTTTAAAPITTTVAASINATTAPTTSITTAGPTNILTPTTSTTEAPIDITTVAPLNPTIATSSSTTVAPTITTTAEAPTTTTVAASTFTTASPTATTTEAPSTTTVAPMTLGTTVPTTTAANSSTVAPSMPIPTAAPTTTTLAHSTSTTSAPTTLFTTAGPTTILPSSATTTTSTTTTVDPSMSISTAGPTTNLTPTTTTTEALTDITTVAPMPTTIATSTAASPTTTTADASTTTGATLTTSISTAGPTTILTPKTITTEAPTEITTVALIPPTIATSTVASPTTTTADASTTTSAAPTTSIPTAGPTTILTTKTITTESPTEITTEALMTPTIAASTSTTVAPTTTTAAAPITTTVAASINATAATTTSITTAGPTNILTPTTSTTEAPIDITTVAPLNPTIATSSSTTVAPTITTTAEAPTFTTESPNATTTEAPSTTTVAPMTLGTTVPTASNSSTVAPSMPIPTAAHTTTTLAPTNSTTSAHTTLFTTAGPTTILPPSTTTTTSTTTTVAPSMSISTAGPTTNLTPTTTTTEALTDITTVAPMPPTIATSTAASPTTTTADASTTEGAAPTTSIITAGPTTILTTKTITTESPTKITTVAPIFYFNNCCSHDHNCSSSYNNNCSCFHKRNSSNYYVNHNCSFYFNNCCSHDHNCSSSYNNNCSCFHKRNSSNYYVNHNCRSYKHFTYNDKHN, from the exons TACTGCATCCCCTAATGCAACCACAACAGAAGCTCcttctacaacaactgtagcgcCAATGACTTTAGGAACAACAGTCCCAACGGCAGCTAATTCCTCAACTGTAGCTCCTTCAATTCCAAtcccaactgcagctcctacaacaacaactCTTGCTCCTACGAACTCTACAACTTCAGCACACACTACTTTATTcacaactgcaggtcctactaccaTTTTACCTCcttcgacaaccacaacaacatccaCTACAACAACTGTTGCTCCTTCAATGTCAATctcaactgcaggtcctactaccaATTTAACTccaacgacaaccacaactgaagctctTACAGACatcacaactgtagctcctatgcCCCCCACAATTGCAACTTCAACTGCAGCATcacctacaacaacaactgcagatGCTTCCACAACCACAGGTGCAGCACTTACTACATCAATCTCAACTGCAGGGCCTACTACCATTGTGACTCCTAAGACAATCACAACTGAAGTTCCTACAGAAATCACAACTGTAGCTCTTATACCCCCCACAATTGCAACTTCAACTACAACTGTAGCATcacctacaacaacaactgcagatgcttccaccaccacaaGTGCAGCACCTACTACATCAATCccaactgcaggtcctactaccaTTTTGACTACTAAGACAATCACAACTGAATATCCTACAGAAATCACAACTGAAGCTCTTATGACCCCCACAATTGCAGCTTCTACTTCAACAACTGTTGCTCCCACGACAACAACTGCAGCAGCTCCTataacaacaactgtagctgcttccATAAACgcaacaacagcacctactacGTCAATcacaactgcaggtcctactaaCATTTTAACTCCAACGACAAGCACAACTGAGGCTCCTATAGACatcactactgtagctcctttgaaccccacaattgcaacttcttcttcaacaactgtagctccaacgATCACTACAACTGCAGaagctcctacaacaacaactgtagctgcttcTACATTTACTACTGCATcccctactgcaaccacaacagaagctccttctacaacaactgtagcaccAATGACTTTAGGAACAACAGTCCCAACGACAACTGCAGCTAATTCCTCAACTGTAGCTCCTTCAATGCCCAtcccaactgcagctcctacaacaacaactCTTGCTCATTCGACCTCTACAACTTCAGCACCCACTACTTTATTcacaactgcaggtcctactaccaTTTTACCTTCTTCGGCAACCACAACAACATCCACTACAACAACTGTTGATCCTTCAATGTCAATctcaactgcaggtcctactaccaATTTAACTccaacgacaaccacaactgaagctctTACAGACatcacaactgtagctcctatgcCCACCACAATTGCAACTTCAACTGCAGCATcacctacaacaacaactgcagatGCTTCCACAACCACAGGTGCAACACTTACTACATCCATctcaactgcaggtcctactaccaTTTTGACTCCTAAGACAATCACAACTGAAGCTCCTACAGAAATCACCACTGTAGCTCTTATACCCCCCACAATTGCAACTTCAACTGTAGCATcacctacaacaacaactgcagatgcttccaccaccacaaGTGCAGCACCTACTACATCAATCCCAACTGCAGGTCCAACTACCATTTTGACTACTAAGACAATCACAACTGAATCTCCTACAGAAATCACAACTGAAGCTCTTATGACCCCCACAATTGCAGCTTCTACTTCAACAACTGTTGCTCCCACGACAACAACTGCAGCAGCTCCTataacaacaactgtagctgcttccATAAACGCAACAGCAGCAACTACTACGTCAATcacaactgcaggtcctactaaCATTTTAACTCCAACGACAAGCACAACTGAGGCTCCTATAGACatcactactgtagctcctttgaaccccacaattgcaacttcttcttcaacaactgtagctccaacgATCACTACAACTGCAGAAGCTCCTACATTTACTACTGAATCCCCTAATGCAACCACAACAGAAGCTCcttctacaacaactgtagcaccAATGACTTTAGGAACAACAGTCCCAACGGCTTCTAATTCCTCAACTGTAGCTCCTTCAATGCCAATCCCAACTGCAGCTCATACAACAACAACTCTTGCTCCTACGAACTCTACAACTTCAGCACACACTACTTTATTcacaactgcaggtcctactaccaTTTTACCTCcttcgacaaccacaacaacatccaCTACAACAACTGTTGCTCCTTCAATGTCAATctcaactgcaggtcctactaccaATTTaactccaactacaaccacaactgaagctctTACAGACatcacaactgtagctcctatgcCCCCCACAATTGCAACTTCAACTGCAGCATcacctacaacaacaactgcagatGCTTCCACAACCGAAGGTGCAGCACCTACTACATCAATCAtaactgcaggtcctactaccaTTTTGACTACTAAGACAATCACAACTGAATCTCCTACAAAAatcacaactgtagctcctat CTTCTACTTCAACAACTGTTGCTCCCACGACCACAACTGCAGCAGCTCCTataacaacaactgtagctgcttccATAAACGCAACAGCAGCAACTACTACGTCAATCACAACTGCAG CTTCTACTTCAACAACTGTTGCTCCCACGACCACAACTGCAGCAGCTCCTataacaacaactgtagctgcttccATAAACGCAACAGCAGCAACTACTACGTCAATCACAACTGCAGGTCCTACAAACATTTTACCTACAACGACAAGCACAACTGA